From Nonlabens sp. Ci31, the proteins below share one genomic window:
- a CDS encoding thiamine pyrophosphate-dependent enzyme: MQNSVKESQQLAKEDFKEELIKDYKIAVTSRECSLLGRREVLTGKAKFGIFGDGKELPQLAWARSFENGDFRSGYYRDQTFMMAIGELTIQQFFAGLYGNTDINEEPMSAGRQMGGHFSTHSLNEDGTWKRLIDQKNSSADISPTAGQMPRLLGLAQASKVYRHNNLIAEDNGFSNKGNEVAWGTIGNASTSEGHFWETFNAAGVLQVPMVISVWDDDYGISVHAKHQTTKESISKIQAGFQRDEEHDGYEIIVVKGWDYVALVEAYEKASKIAREEHVPVLIHVEELTQPQGHSTSGSHERYKDEDRLNWERQYDCNVQFRKWLLDKDFATEEELSEIEKVIKKEVREGKKAAWNAYLNPILKERNEAIELINAVAAVSENAVFIKPLSSKLEKENELYRKDILEAVRKTLRFTLKENHASITALHTWLTKNKTKNQQIFSSFLFSESKSAAINIAAVAPIYNDTSEEVDARVIMRDNFDALFDAHPEIMVFGEDAGKIGDVNQGLEGMQDKYGELRVSDTGIREATILGQGIGLAMRGLRPIAEIQYLDYLLYCLQLMSDDLATLQYRSAGKQKAPVIIRTRGHRLEGIWHSGSQMGGIINLVRGIHVLVPRNMTQAAGFYNTLMASDEPALIVECLNGYRLKEKLPANLGKFRTALGKVETLREGTDITLVSYGSTLRLVDQAATELERAGISVEIIDVQSLLPFDLDHEILESVKKTNRLLVIDEDVPGGASAYILHKTVDTQHAWPHLDSKPQCLTAQPHRPAYGSDGDYFSKPSADDIFDKVYEIMHEVNPSKFPKHR, translated from the coding sequence ATGCAAAACTCAGTAAAAGAATCGCAACAACTAGCTAAAGAAGACTTCAAAGAAGAACTTATTAAGGATTACAAAATTGCTGTTACCAGTAGAGAATGCAGTCTGTTAGGGCGTCGTGAAGTTCTTACCGGTAAAGCAAAGTTCGGAATTTTCGGAGACGGAAAAGAGCTGCCGCAATTAGCTTGGGCAAGATCCTTTGAAAATGGGGATTTTAGAAGTGGTTATTATCGCGATCAGACATTTATGATGGCCATAGGAGAACTTACTATACAACAGTTTTTTGCAGGACTCTACGGTAATACCGACATTAATGAGGAGCCTATGAGTGCTGGACGTCAGATGGGAGGCCATTTTTCTACACACAGCTTAAATGAAGATGGAACCTGGAAAAGACTGATAGATCAGAAGAACTCCAGTGCAGACATCTCTCCTACCGCTGGACAAATGCCTAGATTATTAGGTCTTGCACAAGCATCTAAAGTATACCGACACAACAACCTTATTGCAGAAGATAACGGTTTCTCTAACAAAGGAAATGAAGTTGCTTGGGGAACTATAGGTAATGCCAGTACAAGTGAAGGTCATTTCTGGGAAACTTTTAATGCTGCGGGTGTACTTCAAGTACCTATGGTCATTAGTGTTTGGGATGATGATTACGGTATTTCTGTCCACGCCAAACACCAGACCACTAAAGAAAGCATCAGTAAAATTCAAGCTGGTTTTCAAAGAGATGAAGAACACGATGGTTATGAAATCATTGTGGTTAAAGGTTGGGACTATGTTGCCCTCGTTGAGGCTTATGAAAAAGCCAGTAAAATTGCTAGAGAAGAGCACGTACCTGTTTTAATTCACGTAGAAGAACTTACACAACCACAAGGTCACAGTACTAGTGGTTCTCATGAACGATATAAAGATGAAGACCGCCTAAATTGGGAACGTCAATATGACTGTAATGTTCAATTTAGAAAATGGTTACTCGACAAGGATTTTGCTACAGAAGAAGAGCTTTCTGAAATAGAAAAAGTCATAAAAAAAGAAGTAAGAGAAGGAAAAAAGGCCGCATGGAATGCCTACCTAAACCCTATTCTTAAAGAGCGCAATGAAGCTATTGAACTCATTAATGCCGTAGCAGCAGTTTCAGAAAATGCTGTTTTTATAAAACCACTTTCCTCAAAATTGGAGAAAGAAAATGAGCTGTACCGCAAAGATATTTTAGAGGCTGTGAGAAAAACTTTAAGGTTTACTCTTAAAGAAAACCACGCTTCTATTACGGCACTGCATACATGGTTGACCAAAAACAAGACAAAAAACCAACAAATATTCAGTAGCTTTTTATTTAGCGAGTCTAAAAGCGCCGCTATAAATATAGCTGCCGTTGCCCCTATTTATAACGACACTAGTGAAGAAGTAGATGCGCGAGTTATTATGCGCGATAACTTTGATGCTTTATTTGACGCACATCCAGAAATCATGGTATTTGGTGAAGATGCCGGGAAAATAGGCGATGTCAACCAAGGTCTTGAAGGCATGCAAGACAAGTATGGTGAGCTACGAGTTTCTGACACAGGAATTAGAGAAGCTACTATATTAGGTCAAGGAATAGGTCTTGCCATGAGAGGCTTACGTCCTATTGCCGAGATTCAATACCTGGACTATTTACTTTATTGCTTGCAATTAATGAGTGATGATCTGGCTACTCTACAGTATCGAAGTGCAGGAAAACAAAAAGCTCCTGTGATTATTAGAACAAGAGGTCACAGACTGGAAGGAATATGGCATAGCGGCTCACAAATGGGCGGAATTATTAATCTTGTAAGAGGTATACACGTGCTGGTACCTAGAAATATGACACAAGCAGCAGGATTTTACAACACGCTTATGGCAAGCGATGAGCCGGCGCTGATTGTAGAATGTTTAAACGGTTATAGACTTAAAGAAAAACTGCCGGCAAATCTTGGCAAATTTAGAACTGCACTAGGAAAAGTAGAAACCTTAAGGGAAGGAACCGACATAACACTGGTTTCTTATGGCTCTACCCTAAGACTTGTGGATCAAGCGGCTACTGAATTAGAACGAGCTGGAATAAGCGTAGAGATTATTGATGTTCAATCGCTTTTACCTTTTGATTTAGATCACGAAATACTAGAAAGTGTTAAAAAAACCAATAGATTGCTTGTCATAGACGAGGATGTACCTGGAGGAGCAAGTGCTTATATTTTACATAAAACTGTAGACACGCAACATGCATGGCCGCATCTGGATAGCAAACCACAGTGTCTTACGGCACAACCTCACAGACCTGCATATGGTAGTGATGGCGATTACTTTTCTAAGCCTAGTGCAGATGATATTTTTGATAAGGTGTATGAAATAATGCATGAAGTAAATCCTTCTAAATTCCCGAAGCACAGATAG
- a CDS encoding ion transporter, with protein sequence MSKDDKHISSKWRRKIHEVIYEADTSAGKLFDIVLLVIIIISLVLVMVESVPNLGAKYAEEFILAEWIITIFFTIEYALRIISINKPAKYIFSFFGIIDLLSTIPLYLTFFFGGLNALLAVRSLRLLRIFRILKITRYIGEADKLTKAIKSSGPKIAVFLFAVLVVSIIMGTVMYLVEGPESGFVSIPASIYWCIVTLTTVGFGDIAPVTPFGQFLATIIMIMGYGIIAVPTGIVSAEYSQGKKKEDTPPEATNYHHVNTQTCQNCHSAKHQDGSHFCHNCGNPLDD encoded by the coding sequence ATGAGTAAAGATGACAAGCATATTTCCAGTAAATGGAGGCGTAAAATTCATGAAGTCATTTATGAAGCAGACACCTCTGCTGGTAAGCTCTTTGATATTGTTCTCTTAGTAATCATCATCATCAGCCTGGTATTAGTGATGGTGGAAAGCGTACCGAATTTAGGAGCAAAATATGCGGAGGAATTTATCCTTGCAGAGTGGATCATTACCATCTTCTTTACCATAGAGTACGCCCTCAGAATCATATCTATTAATAAACCGGCTAAATACATTTTCAGTTTTTTCGGTATTATCGACTTATTATCTACCATACCGCTGTATCTCACATTTTTCTTTGGCGGTCTGAATGCCTTGCTAGCTGTGAGGTCTTTAAGATTACTTAGAATTTTCAGAATTTTGAAGATCACACGTTATATAGGTGAGGCAGACAAACTGACTAAAGCTATTAAATCCAGCGGCCCTAAAATTGCTGTTTTCTTATTTGCCGTATTGGTCGTTTCCATCATCATGGGAACAGTGATGTATCTCGTAGAAGGTCCAGAAAGTGGTTTTGTTAGTATCCCAGCATCTATTTACTGGTGTATTGTGACACTGACCACAGTAGGTTTTGGAGATATTGCACCAGTAACACCATTCGGACAGTTTCTAGCTACTATAATCATGATCATGGGTTATGGAATCATAGCCGTTCCAACAGGAATCGTTAGTGCTGAGTACTCTCAGGGTAAGAAAAAAGAAGACACTCCTCCAGAAGCTACTAATTACCATCATGTCAATACACAAACGTGTCAAAATTGTCATTCCGCAAAACATCAAGACGGTTCTCACTTTTGCCATAACTGTGGAAATCCCTTAGATGACTAA